In bacterium, one genomic interval encodes:
- a CDS encoding formylglycine-generating enzyme family protein: protein MNRAALCRSGLVVLALGLIVLAGCDDETTSGLTGNGSIGVYPLPSTTSFPWHLAGPDGYEHEGSGDELLEDMAVGSYTLTWQGVTGWVTPSPAEVIRTVVGGGLTTFTTTYRTTGGEILPGQIDINPLPDDQGFGFPWTITGPDEFSASGTGFVRYENMDPGDYIVTWGDVDDWTTPTPSVVTLTLLEGDGLSFTATWTSIEGSIITFHPVSPGTFLMGSPRGEVGSDGYEWPQHRVTLTRPFLMSKTEITWDQYERLMGNNPSYYDDVCTTCSSDYPMESVSWLQAVAFCNALSVAEQLTPAYTVAGSTVTWDQGADGYRLPTEAEWEYACRAGTITALYSGDLTSSAASCYNDPNLDLIGWYCNNSSSHSRPVGDKPANEWLFEDMSGNVWEWVWDFSRNYDSVSLQLGDFTFLDGSVQQRGTVTVMEAEDGFGTDKVFRLDEIGATFGVSNLGVTTSQVSFRYADFDSVTNFKVNGQTLYRGMFSELPATVAPGVTATVTAEPVTIEAYGDGVAGTITLTGAVTSVLVGGQLLMIDDFSVIEVGTSQFARDRLVDFDLFVRGQVYRPNPGGIPTLVSLGCTITDPIGRNTGSVHMLRGGSFFSSPGDCRSASRSEPNLSSRYAGFRVARYND from the coding sequence ATGAACAGAGCCGCCCTGTGCCGCAGCGGGCTTGTGGTCCTGGCCCTCGGCCTGATCGTCCTGGCGGGATGCGACGATGAGACAACGTCCGGACTGACCGGCAACGGTTCCATCGGCGTCTACCCGCTCCCGTCGACGACGTCCTTCCCCTGGCACCTGGCCGGCCCCGACGGCTACGAGCACGAGGGTTCCGGCGACGAGCTGCTCGAAGACATGGCGGTCGGTTCCTACACCCTCACCTGGCAGGGTGTCACCGGCTGGGTCACACCTTCGCCCGCCGAGGTGATCAGGACCGTGGTCGGCGGCGGCCTCACGACCTTCACCACGACCTACCGCACCACCGGCGGCGAGATCCTGCCGGGGCAGATCGACATCAACCCGCTGCCGGACGACCAGGGCTTCGGCTTCCCCTGGACCATCACGGGTCCCGACGAGTTCAGCGCCTCGGGCACGGGCTTCGTGCGCTACGAGAACATGGATCCCGGCGACTACATCGTGACCTGGGGCGACGTGGACGATTGGACCACGCCGACGCCGAGCGTCGTCACCTTGACGCTGCTGGAGGGCGACGGGCTCTCCTTCACCGCGACCTGGACCTCGATCGAGGGATCGATCATCACCTTCCACCCGGTCTCGCCGGGCACCTTCCTCATGGGCAGCCCCCGCGGCGAGGTGGGCAGCGACGGCTACGAGTGGCCCCAGCACCGCGTCACGCTGACGCGGCCCTTCTTGATGTCGAAGACGGAGATCACCTGGGACCAGTACGAGCGGCTGATGGGCAACAACCCGAGCTACTACGACGACGTCTGCACCACCTGCTCGTCCGACTACCCCATGGAATCGGTGAGCTGGCTGCAGGCGGTCGCGTTCTGCAACGCGCTCTCGGTGGCGGAACAGCTGACGCCGGCCTACACCGTGGCCGGTTCGACGGTGACGTGGGACCAGGGCGCCGACGGCTACCGGCTGCCGACCGAAGCCGAATGGGAGTACGCCTGCCGCGCCGGCACGATCACGGCGCTCTACAGCGGCGACCTGACCTCGTCCGCGGCGAGCTGCTACAACGACCCGAACCTCGATCTGATCGGGTGGTACTGCAACAACAGCTCCTCCCACAGCCGGCCCGTCGGCGACAAGCCGGCCAACGAGTGGCTCTTCGAGGACATGAGCGGCAACGTGTGGGAATGGGTCTGGGACTTCAGCCGCAACTACGACAGCGTGTCGCTGCAGCTCGGGGATTTCACGTTCCTCGACGGCAGCGTCCAGCAGCGCGGCACGGTGACCGTCATGGAGGCCGAGGACGGCTTCGGCACGGACAAGGTCTTCCGCCTCGACGAGATCGGCGCGACCTTCGGCGTCTCCAACCTCGGCGTCACCACGTCGCAGGTCAGCTTCCGCTACGCCGACTTCGACAGCGTCACCAACTTCAAGGTCAACGGCCAGACGCTCTACCGGGGGATGTTCTCCGAGCTGCCGGCGACCGTCGCGCCGGGCGTCACCGCGACGGTGACCGCCGAGCCCGTCACGATCGAGGCCTACGGCGACGGCGTGGCCGGGACGATCACGCTGACCGGCGCGGTGACGAGCGTGCTCGTCGGCGGCCAGCTCCTGATGATCGACGACTTCAGCGTCATCGAGGTCGGGACCTCCCAGTTCGCGCGGGACCGGCTGGTGGACTTCGACCTCTTCGTGCGCGGGCAGGTCTACCGCCCGAACCCCG